Proteins found in one Microcoleus sp. FACHB-68 genomic segment:
- the trpD gene encoding anthranilate phosphoribosyltransferase, with product MIDSASPAATDAPSEALSWPTLLQQLLDRQSLTRYQAAGLMLGWLNEEIPPVLSGAILAAMQGKGISADELAGMAQVLQSQSSPLRQDATNANPSSRSGNSQLNTVIDTCGTGGDGASTFNISTAVAFVAAAAGVPVAKHGNRSASSRVGSADVLEALGMNLSAAGEKVYAALHEVGITFLFAPGWHPALKAVAPMRRTLGVRTVFNLLGPLVNPLRPTGQVIGVFDSQLVATIAQALGQLGTQAAIVLHGREKLDEAGLADITDLAILSAGKVRVATLNPQQLGLTPASTDQLRGGDVQENAQILQNVLQGKGTPAQQDAVALNAALALQVAGVIPLEDHAAGLSLAKDILHSGAGWSKLEQLVTFLKTEA from the coding sequence ATGATTGATTCTGCTTCACCGGCAGCAACAGACGCCCCCAGCGAAGCCCTTAGTTGGCCAACTTTGCTGCAACAGCTACTAGATCGCCAGTCCCTCACCCGCTACCAAGCTGCTGGACTCATGCTGGGATGGCTCAATGAAGAAATCCCGCCGGTGCTATCGGGGGCAATTTTAGCGGCAATGCAAGGCAAAGGCATCTCAGCTGACGAGCTAGCTGGCATGGCTCAGGTATTGCAATCTCAATCTTCTCCACTCAGGCAAGACGCGACTAACGCTAACCCCTCATCCAGAAGTGGAAATTCCCAACTGAACACGGTTATTGATACCTGTGGCACCGGCGGAGATGGAGCCTCAACCTTTAATATTTCCACAGCAGTTGCCTTTGTGGCAGCAGCAGCCGGGGTGCCGGTCGCCAAACATGGTAATCGCTCAGCCTCTAGTCGCGTGGGTTCCGCTGACGTACTAGAAGCGCTGGGAATGAATTTGAGCGCTGCCGGTGAGAAGGTGTATGCCGCACTCCATGAAGTCGGGATTACGTTTCTGTTTGCTCCTGGCTGGCACCCAGCGCTGAAAGCTGTGGCACCCATGCGGCGCACATTGGGCGTGCGGACGGTGTTTAATTTGTTAGGGCCGCTGGTCAATCCTTTGCGCCCCACCGGCCAAGTAATTGGAGTGTTTGATTCTCAGTTGGTGGCAACAATCGCCCAAGCTTTAGGACAGTTGGGCACTCAAGCCGCAATTGTCTTGCACGGACGCGAGAAACTTGATGAAGCCGGCTTAGCTGATATCACAGATTTGGCGATTCTTTCAGCCGGCAAGGTACGGGTGGCAACTTTAAACCCGCAACAGTTGGGTTTAACACCGGCATCGACGGATCAACTGCGAGGGGGGGATGTTCAAGAAAATGCCCAGATCCTGCAAAATGTTCTGCAAGGCAAGGGAACGCCGGCGCAACAAGATGCAGTGGCTTTAAATGCTGCTTTAGCCCTCCAAGTTGCCGGTGTCATCCCGCTTGAAGACCACGCAGCCGGTCTTTCACTGGCTAAAGATATTTTGCATAGCGGTGCCGGTTGGTCAAAGCTAGAGCAGCTTGTGACATTCTTAAAAACGGAAGCGTGA
- a CDS encoding ATP-binding protein, whose amino-acid sequence MDLKSHRFIAYFEPAQAAELCQLAIVESFSDQKVIFEEGETSDSIYLILDGQVAFSKRTNTNKYQTVAIAGANDFFGEFGVLDGQPRSARASTSGCTTLAKIPRDRLMEILLKTNGSVVLDVFRHLIQHLRSTTDRYVNQVVHKEKMALIGEMVNTIIHDFKGPFTGIHLASSMLKEIHADEDTQEWCEIIQTQLTRMLEMTDEVLEFGRGTPAINKQPIKFLELIQYFQKLNRCYFESEKVMFIFQSADIVISADENKLMRVFQNLVTNAVESFNGSGGRIEFVARSVQEWVEITISDNGPGIPEAIRGRVFEPFVTSGKRGGTGLGAAIAKSVVEAHGGQIYFESKSGQGTTFYIRLPA is encoded by the coding sequence ATGGATCTGAAATCGCATCGGTTTATCGCCTATTTTGAGCCGGCGCAAGCAGCAGAACTTTGCCAGCTAGCAATTGTGGAGAGTTTTTCCGATCAAAAAGTTATTTTTGAAGAAGGCGAAACCTCAGACTCGATTTACCTAATTTTAGACGGTCAAGTGGCGTTTAGTAAGCGCACCAATACGAATAAATATCAAACCGTTGCCATTGCCGGCGCAAACGACTTTTTTGGCGAGTTTGGAGTATTAGACGGACAACCACGCAGTGCCAGAGCTTCAACGAGCGGCTGTACAACCTTAGCAAAAATTCCGCGTGATCGGCTGATGGAAATTTTACTCAAGACAAATGGCAGTGTTGTCCTCGACGTGTTTCGTCATCTGATTCAACATTTACGCTCTACAACTGATCGATACGTGAATCAAGTTGTTCACAAAGAAAAAATGGCTTTAATTGGAGAAATGGTCAATACCATTATTCATGATTTTAAGGGTCCATTCACCGGCATTCATCTGGCTAGTTCAATGTTAAAAGAAATTCACGCAGATGAAGATACTCAGGAGTGGTGCGAGATTATCCAAACGCAGCTCACCCGAATGCTAGAAATGACCGATGAAGTTTTAGAATTTGGACGCGGAACCCCAGCAATTAACAAACAACCCATCAAATTCCTTGAACTGATTCAATATTTTCAAAAGCTAAATCGCTGTTATTTTGAATCTGAAAAAGTTATGTTTATCTTTCAATCGGCAGATATCGTTATTAGCGCTGATGAAAATAAGCTCATGCGTGTTTTTCAAAATTTAGTCACTAACGCTGTAGAATCTTTTAACGGAAGTGGCGGTCGCATCGAATTCGTGGCTCGCTCTGTTCAAGAATGGGTGGAAATTACAATTAGCGATAATGGCCCTGGAATTCCTGAAGCAATTCGAGGTCGGGTGTTTGAACCGTTTGTTACCAGCGGAAAACGGGGTGGCACCGGCTTGGGAGCAGCAATTGCCAAATCGGTTGTCGAAGCGCATGGCGGTCAGATTTATTTTGAATCTAAATCCGGCCAAGGAACCACATTTTATATTCGTTTACCCGCTTAA
- a CDS encoding retropepsin-like aspartic protease, producing the protein MEKIKFGLISLAGLALFQTAGIAQEYEGCFLRDRTGNLIKLTDMCPNSSQEVVPTTLGAFQVPIKRRASGIPVIDVVFNGNQTFEMMLDTGASGTVITPKMAQALGVKQEGTARVETPNAKDVEFAIGRVASIKAGNAMINNVAVAISPTLDIGLLGQDFFSNYDVTIKKEIIEFNPQTETATPGPAK; encoded by the coding sequence ATGGAAAAAATTAAATTCGGATTGATTTCTCTGGCTGGATTGGCGCTTTTCCAAACTGCCGGCATTGCCCAGGAATATGAGGGATGTTTTCTGCGGGATCGAACCGGCAATCTTATTAAATTGACGGATATGTGTCCGAATAGCTCGCAAGAGGTGGTTCCAACAACTTTAGGAGCCTTTCAAGTCCCGATTAAACGCCGTGCTTCTGGCATTCCAGTGATAGATGTCGTCTTTAATGGAAATCAGACATTCGAGATGATGTTGGATACAGGAGCGAGTGGGACGGTCATCACGCCAAAAATGGCACAAGCGCTAGGCGTGAAACAGGAAGGAACCGCACGAGTCGAGACTCCCAACGCTAAGGACGTTGAGTTTGCAATTGGGCGTGTGGCTTCTATTAAAGCCGGCAATGCGATGATTAATAATGTTGCAGTCGCGATTTCACCTACCCTAGACATTGGATTGCTCGGCCAGGATTTCTTTAGCAACTATGATGTGACCATTAAAAAAGAAATCATTGAATTTAACCCACAAACAGAAACGGCAACACCTGGGCCGGCCAAATAA
- the lnt gene encoding apolipoprotein N-acyltransferase, which translates to MSGILMGLTPAPVGAWFLGWVALAPLWLLVVQESKQLKEKKEKKFLPLTALLWGIGYHGVALFWITGVHPMTWMGVPWLASLAIAFFCWVFITLWGAALVAIWATCFFWINRKFKVSTLVRVLTGTALWCILETIWSAGSLWWSSLSYTQSPNNLAILHLAQLAGPSAVTAALVAVNGLIAEAWIKAKNHPVKGIKANILVYLLPVSLCLFLHLLGFSLYSRPLAQPPADALKVGIIQGNIPNTIKLYQEGWLRAIEGYTTGYRMLADQGVDAILTPETALPVKWLESNGIRDELYQAILDKNVLAWVGAFGETGNSFTNSLFTVTGAGETFSRYDKIKLVPLGEFIPFGEVLGRLIDRLSPLDAHLAAGLPTQVFDTPFGRAIVGICYESAFSYHFQRQAALGGQFILTASNNAHYSPSMPAQHHAQDVMRAIETDRWAVRATNTGYSGIVDPHGKTVWISGINTYEIHAATIYRRHTQTLYVRWGDWLTPALFGLVAMACFFDFRTRMSVGS; encoded by the coding sequence ATGAGTGGGATTCTGATGGGACTGACACCCGCGCCGGTTGGTGCTTGGTTCCTAGGGTGGGTTGCCTTAGCGCCCCTTTGGTTGCTGGTGGTGCAAGAAAGTAAACAGTTAAAAGAGAAAAAAGAAAAGAAATTTTTACCCTTGACTGCTTTGTTATGGGGAATTGGTTATCACGGGGTCGCTCTTTTTTGGATCACCGGCGTTCACCCCATGACTTGGATGGGAGTGCCTTGGCTGGCAAGTTTGGCGATTGCGTTTTTCTGTTGGGTATTTATCACGCTTTGGGGAGCGGCATTAGTTGCAATTTGGGCAACTTGTTTCTTTTGGATCAATCGAAAGTTTAAAGTTTCAACATTAGTTCGAGTGTTAACCGGCACCGCTTTATGGTGCATTTTAGAAACGATCTGGAGCGCCGGCTCCCTATGGTGGAGTTCCCTATCTTACACCCAAAGTCCTAACAATCTCGCTATTTTGCACCTGGCTCAACTTGCCGGTCCCTCTGCTGTAACAGCCGCCCTTGTTGCCGTCAATGGCTTAATTGCTGAAGCTTGGATTAAAGCCAAAAATCATCCAGTAAAAGGCATTAAAGCAAATATTTTAGTTTATTTATTGCCAGTTAGCCTTTGCTTATTCCTGCATCTTTTAGGATTTTCCCTCTACAGCCGGCCACTGGCACAACCCCCAGCAGATGCCTTAAAAGTTGGCATTATTCAAGGCAATATTCCCAATACGATTAAACTTTACCAAGAAGGATGGCTTCGTGCAATTGAAGGTTATACCACCGGCTATCGAATGTTAGCCGATCAAGGAGTAGACGCTATTCTTACACCAGAAACCGCTTTGCCGGTGAAATGGTTAGAATCGAATGGGATTCGAGATGAACTTTATCAGGCAATTCTCGATAAAAATGTTTTGGCTTGGGTGGGCGCATTTGGTGAAACAGGAAACAGCTTTACCAATAGTTTATTTACCGTTACAGGGGCAGGAGAAACCTTCAGCCGCTACGACAAAATTAAGTTAGTTCCCTTGGGGGAATTCATTCCTTTTGGAGAGGTTTTAGGACGTTTAATTGACCGGCTTTCACCGTTAGACGCTCATCTAGCTGCCGGGTTACCTACTCAAGTATTTGATACGCCTTTTGGCCGTGCAATTGTGGGGATTTGCTATGAATCGGCTTTTTCGTATCATTTCCAGCGTCAGGCAGCTTTAGGCGGGCAGTTTATCCTCACAGCCTCTAATAACGCCCACTACAGCCCATCAATGCCGGCACAGCACCACGCCCAAGATGTAATGCGGGCAATTGAAACGGATCGGTGGGCAGTGAGAGCCACCAATACCGGCTATTCTGGCATTGTCGATCCCCACGGCAAAACTGTATGGATATCGGGAATTAATACTTACGAGATTCATGCAGCTACGATTTACCGCCGGCACACTCAGACGCTTTATGTGCGATGGGGAGATTGGCTAACACCGGCACTGTTTGGACTCGTTGCAATGGCCTGTTTTTTTGACTTTCGCACCCGGATGAGTGTCGGTTCTTAA
- a CDS encoding PAS domain S-box protein, which yields MPCFEEINNRLKLALQANHTAIWEWNLPSYSLAWSENLEPLFGLPAGTRLSSYEAVLEKVHPEDQSVLSKLFTPAGIACEDFYIEFRIIWPDGSVRWIAGTGKVFKDEDGKPAQMMGMCVDITQKKQAEAALQEEQNLLAAVLDTTDALVVVLDRQGRIVHCNRAGFATIGYSLAEVRGQFFWQIFLTPEALPNGLECSNFERQFPKQHDSECMTRDGTRRLITWSHRSLQDANNSFKYRIATGIDITESAKVEAASTGEIGFLSNRDREFRATFEQAGIGIAHLALDGRFVRVNQRFCDILNYTAEEFESLRVQDITHPEDLDADCVDISQLLQKQIFSYCIEKRYRHKEGFYVWGNLTVSLVRDASGSPQYAISILEDITERKQGEETIRKREIEMQSMVSLLAEAQKVAHVGWWEFDVGTQAVNWSDELFRIVGLEPSQPPPNFSEYLRMVHPDDIKVVTKAVKQVVNEAQSYEFDQRIVRPDGEVRYLAAKGQPIFDNEGNVIKLLGTVLDITERKLAEETLRESEGELVRKATELEQTLNALQLTQAQLIQTEKMSSLGQLVAGVAHEINNPINFIYGNLTFAIQYSQDLLGLIQLYQQGYHTEKPEGKKDAVHEYIEAIDLDYLKEDLPRLLRSMQLGAERIRSIVLSLRNFSRLDESQMKVVDIHEGIESTLLILQHRLKEKSGRYMIQIIKEFGDLPAVECYPALLNQVFMNLIGNAIDALESLVGVPLPAESEREGLMNEKLTKVIKIRTEYNPEPSRLNLEVFQNSKFEIKNHVVIHIADNGPGISSRIQTKIFDPFFTTKPVGKGTGLGLSICYQIMEKHGGQIWVKSQPAQGTEFVLILPVQQVPVS from the coding sequence ATGCCATGTTTTGAGGAGATCAATAACCGGCTGAAATTAGCGTTGCAAGCCAACCACACTGCTATCTGGGAGTGGAATCTCCCCAGCTACAGTCTGGCTTGGTCTGAAAATCTTGAACCTTTGTTTGGGCTGCCGGCGGGGACGCGGCTAAGCAGTTACGAAGCGGTTCTGGAAAAAGTTCATCCGGAGGATCAAAGCGTATTGAGCAAATTGTTTACCCCCGCCGGCATCGCTTGTGAGGATTTTTACATTGAATTTCGCATCATCTGGCCAGATGGGAGCGTTCGCTGGATAGCCGGCACAGGAAAGGTGTTTAAAGACGAGGACGGCAAGCCGGCACAGATGATGGGGATGTGTGTGGATATTACCCAAAAAAAGCAGGCTGAAGCTGCGTTGCAGGAAGAGCAAAACTTGCTGGCTGCGGTTTTGGATACCACCGATGCTTTGGTTGTGGTGCTCGACCGGCAGGGACGGATTGTTCACTGCAACCGAGCCGGTTTTGCAACCATCGGCTACAGTTTAGCTGAGGTGCGAGGCCAATTTTTTTGGCAGATATTCCTCACTCCTGAAGCGTTGCCAAATGGGTTGGAATGTTCAAATTTTGAGCGTCAATTTCCGAAGCAGCATGATAGCGAATGCATGACGCGAGACGGGACACGCCGGCTCATTACTTGGTCACATCGTAGCCTTCAAGATGCGAATAATTCCTTCAAGTACCGGATCGCCACCGGCATTGATATCACTGAAAGCGCTAAAGTTGAGGCCGCATCCACTGGGGAAATCGGATTTTTAAGTAACCGTGATCGGGAATTTCGGGCCACCTTTGAACAAGCCGGTATCGGTATTGCTCATCTGGCACTTGATGGCCGGTTTGTGCGAGTCAACCAGCGCTTTTGTGACATTTTAAACTACACTGCGGAAGAATTTGAGTCACTGCGGGTTCAGGATATTACGCATCCCGAAGATTTGGATGCGGATTGTGTTGATATTTCCCAGTTATTGCAGAAGCAAATATTTAGTTACTGCATCGAAAAACGTTACCGCCACAAAGAAGGCTTTTATGTTTGGGGAAATTTAACGGTTTCCCTGGTGCGTGATGCTTCGGGATCGCCTCAGTATGCGATTAGTATCCTTGAAGATATTACCGAGCGCAAACAAGGTGAAGAAACGATCCGCAAAAGAGAAATTGAGATGCAATCGATGGTTTCTTTACTTGCAGAAGCTCAAAAAGTGGCTCACGTCGGTTGGTGGGAATTTGATGTGGGAACCCAAGCTGTAAATTGGTCAGATGAACTATTCCGAATTGTTGGTTTAGAACCAAGCCAACCTCCTCCCAACTTTTCCGAATATTTGCGAATGGTTCATCCTGACGATATAAAAGTTGTAACCAAAGCTGTTAAGCAGGTGGTTAATGAAGCACAATCTTATGAATTCGACCAGCGAATTGTGCGCCCTGACGGCGAAGTGAGATATTTGGCTGCAAAAGGGCAACCGATTTTTGATAATGAGGGCAATGTTATTAAGCTGCTGGGAACTGTTTTAGATATTACTGAACGCAAGCTAGCTGAGGAAACGTTGCGGGAATCTGAAGGGGAGCTTGTCCGAAAAGCGACTGAGTTAGAACAAACTTTGAACGCGCTACAGTTAACCCAAGCTCAGCTAATTCAAACGGAAAAAATGTCTAGTTTGGGGCAGTTAGTGGCTGGTGTTGCACACGAAATTAATAACCCGATCAATTTTATTTATGGAAATCTTACTTTTGCCATTCAATACAGTCAAGATTTGCTGGGCTTAATCCAACTCTACCAGCAGGGCTACCACACAGAAAAACCAGAGGGCAAGAAAGATGCCGTTCACGAGTATATCGAAGCGATTGATTTAGATTACTTGAAGGAAGACTTGCCGCGACTGCTGCGTTCGATGCAACTAGGGGCTGAGCGCATTCGCAGTATTGTGCTGAGCTTGCGAAATTTTTCGCGGCTTGATGAATCTCAGATGAAGGTTGTCGATATTCACGAGGGAATTGAGAGTACGTTGCTGATTTTGCAACATCGCCTGAAAGAAAAATCGGGGCGTTATATGATTCAAATTATCAAGGAGTTTGGCGATTTACCTGCAGTTGAGTGCTATCCGGCACTGCTCAATCAGGTATTTATGAATCTTATAGGCAATGCAATTGATGCGTTAGAATCTTTGGTTGGGGTTCCTCTGCCGGCTGAATCTGAAAGAGAAGGTTTAATGAATGAAAAATTGACAAAAGTGATTAAGATTCGCACTGAATATAATCCTGAACCTTCTCGATTGAATTTAGAGGTTTTTCAGAATTCAAAGTTTGAAATAAAAAATCATGTGGTCATTCACATTGCCGATAATGGCCCTGGAATTTCTTCAAGAATTCAAACCAAGATATTCGATCCATTTTTTACGACGAAGCCGGTGGGAAAAGGTACGGGGTTAGGGCTTTCAATTTGCTATCAAATCATGGAAAAGCATGGGGGTCAGATTTGGGTGAAGTCTCAACCGGCACAGGGAACGGAGTTTGTGCTAATTCTGCCGGTTCAGCAAGTGCCTGTGTCGTAA
- a CDS encoding ATP-binding protein gives MADKSKNSGASRRNSIAFGYLGIAGTFLLAIQLLFGAYQINRGFNQQVADLESKVAGQGRFLSVVSQDALSSSDFLTLELLMQQISQDGDIIYGVVLNSEELPITHFLKRDSPTIAQSIATIQTEGDILTAINQARQEPLIREVSIPIVSQNLPLGQIRLGYSVAHVQKRLYKSAIVTVIDSILVSIGVAMLTVVLFNRQIRKPLQDLANLAQALAAGELHQRAEGSSKDEVGQLKAAFNSMATQLQQTLLSLEQRVIEHQHMQEALQQSYNLLQVVIEGTTDAIYVKNLEGRYVLINSAGASVLGKPREEILGKDDTELLSPETARQIMATDRKIMLRGESQIVEEVVTVMGDWQRGIRADKMPTPRIYLTTKDVYHDPQGTVIGLICVARDITDRKQSEEALQLSEAQMREQALQLEKALQEVRRTQAQLIQSEKMSSLGQLVAGVAHEINNPVNFIYGNLEYTEAYIEELKKLLHLYQKHYPHPPVEIQEEIERIDWEFMEEDLPKILGSMKKGAERIRQLVLSLRNFSRLDEADAKSVDLHQGIDSTLVILNNRLKDNVEVIKNYGNLPPVQCYPAPLNQVFMNVINNAIDALESQDSSRKIMIYTELVKNKTMNQRIEDKLAVIKSECSVLIRIVDNGPGIDPGIKDKIFDPFFTTKPVGQGTGLGLSICHQIIDKHGGEISVNSQVGEGTEFVITLPLQQKRTTSVSL, from the coding sequence ATGGCCGATAAAAGCAAAAATTCAGGTGCATCCAGACGAAATAGTATTGCCTTTGGCTATCTGGGAATTGCCGGGACTTTCCTGCTGGCCATTCAATTACTGTTCGGGGCATACCAGATTAATCGGGGATTTAATCAGCAGGTGGCTGATTTAGAATCCAAAGTAGCCGGTCAAGGCAGATTCCTGAGTGTCGTTAGCCAAGATGCGCTTTCGAGTTCGGACTTCCTCACCCTGGAGTTGCTGATGCAACAAATCTCTCAGGATGGCGATATCATTTACGGCGTGGTTCTGAACTCTGAGGAACTTCCCATCACGCACTTCTTAAAGCGGGACAGCCCCACGATTGCCCAATCTATCGCAACGATTCAGACAGAGGGCGATATCCTCACTGCGATTAATCAAGCGCGTCAAGAACCGCTGATTCGAGAAGTTAGCATCCCGATTGTTTCCCAAAATCTACCGCTGGGACAGATCCGCTTGGGTTATTCAGTCGCCCATGTTCAAAAGCGCCTTTACAAATCGGCAATTGTGACTGTAATCGATTCAATTTTGGTCAGCATTGGCGTGGCGATGCTGACGGTTGTCTTATTTAACCGGCAGATTCGTAAACCGCTGCAAGACTTGGCAAATTTAGCGCAAGCACTCGCTGCCGGTGAGTTGCATCAACGGGCGGAAGGCAGTTCCAAAGACGAAGTTGGCCAACTCAAGGCGGCTTTTAACAGCATGGCGACTCAATTACAACAAACGCTTTTAAGCCTGGAACAGCGTGTTATTGAACATCAGCATATGCAAGAGGCGCTGCAACAAAGTTATAACCTTTTGCAAGTTGTGATTGAAGGAACGACCGATGCAATTTATGTGAAAAATCTTGAGGGTCGCTATGTGTTGATTAATTCAGCCGGTGCGAGTGTTTTGGGAAAACCCAGGGAAGAAATTCTGGGTAAAGATGACACTGAATTGCTATCGCCGGAAACCGCCCGTCAAATTATGGCGACCGACCGCAAAATTATGCTCAGGGGCGAAAGTCAAATTGTGGAGGAAGTTGTCACCGTGATGGGCGATTGGCAGCGAGGAATTAGGGCTGATAAAATGCCCACTCCCCGAATTTACTTAACGACCAAAGATGTTTATCACGATCCTCAAGGCACTGTGATCGGTTTGATTTGCGTGGCACGGGATATTACGGATCGCAAACAATCTGAAGAAGCTTTGCAGCTATCGGAAGCACAAATGAGAGAGCAAGCGTTGCAATTAGAAAAAGCTCTGCAAGAAGTGCGACGCACCCAAGCTCAGTTAATTCAGAGCGAAAAAATGTCTTCTTTGGGGCAATTGGTTGCCGGTGTGGCTCATGAAATTAACAATCCGGTTAATTTTATTTACGGTAACTTAGAATACACTGAAGCTTATATTGAAGAGTTAAAGAAGCTGTTACATCTCTATCAAAAACACTATCCTCATCCACCTGTGGAAATTCAGGAAGAGATAGAAAGGATTGATTGGGAGTTTATGGAAGAAGACCTTCCTAAAATTTTGGGTTCTATGAAAAAAGGTGCTGAGCGGATTCGCCAGTTGGTTTTATCCCTGCGGAATTTTTCTCGCCTGGATGAAGCCGATGCCAAATCTGTTGATCTGCACCAAGGAATTGACAGCACGCTGGTTATTTTGAATAATCGGCTTAAAGACAACGTTGAAGTGATTAAGAACTACGGGAACTTGCCACCTGTACAGTGTTATCCTGCCCCGCTTAATCAAGTTTTTATGAATGTTATTAATAATGCAATTGATGCCTTAGAAAGTCAGGATTCTTCTCGAAAAATAATGATTTACACGGAGCTTGTTAAAAATAAAACAATGAACCAAAGAATTGAAGATAAGCTAGCAGTTATCAAATCTGAATGTTCAGTTTTAATTCGGATTGTCGATAATGGGCCGGGAATTGATCCAGGAATTAAAGACAAAATATTTGACCCGTTTTTTACGACCAAGCCGGTGGGGCAAGGCACAGGTTTAGGACTTTCAATTTGCCATCAAATTATTGACAAGCATGGGGGTGAAATTTCAGTGAATTCCCAAGTGGGTGAGGGGACGGAATTTGTCATCACTTTGCCACTTCAACAAAAACGAACAACTTCCGTTTCGTTGTGA
- a CDS encoding retropepsin-like aspartic protease: MVKFSRFGVAQIFLAAALAVIGVGCNDGEPSSSSNTNTAQSTPAPAASATPASPKPAAKPAQKPVNPPVNDGAARRSYEEALDKGYSAASISQTAQSPEDWQLVESQWQEAIKLLKTVPASSTQNKLAKSKIAEYQKNLASAKQQAARATTRSKTELAGIEVPLIPSTSDAASRSSSSYGSSGKGGSRPGVFLAPIKRRAGGTAVIEVTFNGWQTFDMIVDTGASGTVITSKMASVLGVFPEGSMIADTPSAKSVTFPIGRVDSLEVGGALVNNVPVAIASQLDIGLLGQDFFGGYDVTFREDVVEFHSR, encoded by the coding sequence ATGGTCAAATTTTCTCGATTCGGGGTAGCACAGATTTTTTTAGCAGCCGCACTAGCGGTGATCGGTGTAGGTTGTAATGACGGCGAGCCTTCAAGCAGCTCAAATACCAATACGGCGCAAAGCACACCGGCACCGGCTGCGAGTGCAACACCGGCAAGTCCAAAGCCGGCAGCAAAGCCAGCACAGAAGCCGGTGAATCCACCCGTTAATGATGGCGCTGCTCGAAGATCCTATGAAGAGGCACTTGACAAAGGTTACAGTGCCGCTAGCATCAGTCAAACCGCCCAATCTCCAGAAGATTGGCAACTGGTAGAAAGCCAGTGGCAAGAGGCTATCAAGCTCTTAAAAACAGTGCCGGCTTCTAGCACTCAAAATAAACTAGCAAAAAGCAAAATAGCTGAGTATCAGAAAAATCTGGCCTCCGCTAAACAGCAAGCAGCTCGCGCCACAACCCGTTCTAAAACTGAATTAGCGGGGATTGAAGTCCCGCTCATCCCTTCCACGTCAGATGCGGCTTCTCGCAGTAGCTCCAGCTATGGCTCATCCGGGAAGGGTGGCAGCCGTCCTGGGGTTTTTCTGGCTCCGATCAAACGTCGTGCCGGCGGGACGGCAGTGATAGAAGTTACCTTTAATGGCTGGCAAACTTTCGACATGATCGTTGATACGGGAGCTAGTGGCACAGTAATTACGTCAAAGATGGCTAGTGTCTTGGGAGTTTTTCCAGAAGGCTCGATGATAGCAGACACTCCCAGCGCCAAATCGGTGACATTTCCCATTGGCAGAGTCGATAGCCTGGAAGTTGGGGGTGCCCTTGTTAATAACGTGCCGGTTGCAATTGCATCACAGCTTGACATTGGACTGCTGGGGCAAGACTTCTTTGGGGGTTACGACGTCACCTTTAGAGAAGATGTGGTGGAATTTCACAGCCGGTGA